The Candidatus Polarisedimenticolaceae bacterium genomic sequence CTCCTCGCGATGGGCGCCGTCCACGTCATGGCCACGCTCTTCGTCGCCAATCGCGAGCTGCTCGAGCGCGAATTCCACTTCGGCGGCGGCTACGACCTCAAGGTCGGGCTGACCCTGCTGCTCTTCCTGGTCGCGGGCGTGCTCTTCGCGACGGGGGCCGGGCTCACGCGCGAGGCGTCCAAGCTGATGGACGGCTGGAAGCGCCGGAAGGAGGACCGTCGCTCCGAACGCATCGAGGAGGAGTACTCCAAGGGCCTCGCGGCGGTCCTCGAGGGGCGGGACGACGAGGCGATGCGGCGATTCCGTGCCGCGCTCGAGTGGGACAGCCGGCACTTCAACACGCTGCTCAAGCTCGGCGAGGTCCTGCGCGCCCAGGAGCGGTTCGACGAAGCGATCGAGCTCCACCGCAAGGCGCACCACCTCAAGGAGGACGACCCGCGCCCGCTGTACGCCCTGGTCGAGGATTACGAGGCCAAGGACGATCTCGATCGGGCGAGGGCCGTCCTGGGCCGCATCCTCGCCTTGCGCAAGGACTCGGTGTCCGCGTGGCGCAAGCTCCGCAGCCTGCACATGAAGGAGCGCGACTGGCCGCGGGCCCTCGAGGCGCATCTACGGGTCGAGAAATACGCGATCCCCGGCGACGCTCGCGATGCCGCCGATCGCCGCTTCGGGGTGGGCATCCGGTACGAGATCGCGTCCTCGATGCTCGCCGCGGGGAAAGCGAAAGACTCGACCGGCGCGCTCCGCAAGCTCCTCAAGGACGAGGGACACTTCGTGCCCGCGCACGTGCGGCTCGGTGAGGCGCTTCTCGAGCAGGGTGCCGAGTCGGAGGCCGTGGAAGCCTGGCATCACGGCTTCGAGGAGACCGGATCGCCGGTCTTTCTCACCATCCTGGAAGATCACTACCTCGGAACGGAACGTCCACTTCAGGCGATCGAAGCCCTGAAGCGTTGCGTGGCCCGGGCGCGAAAGGACACGGTCGCTCGGTTCTACCTCGGAAAGCTCTACTTCCGCCTCGAGATGCTCGACGACGCGATGGTGGTCCTCTCGAGCCTCGAGGGCCGCGCGAGCTACGCGCCGACGCTGCACTTCCTGCTGGGGAGGATCCACGAGCGCCGGAAGCAGTGGCGGGAGGCCTCGAGCGAGTACCGGAAGGTCATCAAGGAGATGGACCTGGTCCAGCTCGAGTACCGTTGCCGTCACTGCGCGCACGCCGCGTCCGAGTGGAACGACCGCTGCGAGTCGTGCGGCGAATGGAACTGCGTCGAGGTGAACTTCCGCGAGGAGATCTCGCCCGAAGACCTCGGCTTGTCCCGTGCCCCGGTGTACACCGCCCGCGTCTGATCCGGTCCCGCTCGTCCGCCTCCCCGAGTCGCTCGTGTCGCTCCCCTGGCGCGATTGGCGCCGCACCGTCGAGGGCGGTGTCGCGCGGTACCTGCTTCCGACACCCTGCTTCGGGTGCGGTGGCGCACTCGGCGTGGAGCAGCACCTCGGAGCCTGCGTCCGATGCTGGAGCTCGATCCGGCCGGAGCCCACGGGAGGTTTCGCCCCGCGCGACGACGTGATCGAGGACGTCCGTGCCGCGGTTCGCTACCGGGGGTTCGCGCGACGCGCGCTCCTCCGCGCGAAGATGGAAGGACGTCGCGAGTTGCTCGCTCCGCTCGCCGCCCAGCTCGCGGTGACCGTCGGTGGTTGGGACGCGGCCGGGCCGAACGCGCTGGTCGTGGCGGTCCCCTCGCACCCGTGGACCCGGTGGAGGCGCGGGTTCGATCCCGCCGCCGAGTTCGCCTCGACCGTCGCCCGGAGCGTCGGGTCCACGGCAGGCCCCCGCGTTCTGGGCCGGCGTTGGAGGTCCCCCCGCTCGCTCAAACGGCTGGGAGCCGCGGGTCGCCGTCAGGCCGCCGAGGGTGCGTTCTTCTGCCGCCGACCGGAGCTCGTGGCGGAGCGGTGCGTGCTCCTCGTCGACGACGTCTGGACGACGGGAGTCACCGCTCGCTCCTGCGCCCGGGCCCTCCTCGCGGCGGGCGCTAGCGTGGTGTTCGTCGCCGTGTGGGCGCGTACCCCTCGCGCGTCGGGTGGTGGCGCTCGGGATCGGTCCGTATAATCCGCCGTTACGCCCGGAGAAAGGGTCGAGGAGACTTCGATGATCGCAGGAGTTCGAACCGGTGCCGCCTCCCTGCTCGCGGCCGCTGCATTCGCCGCGGCGCCGGGGGCGGAGCCCCCGCCCGCCGTCGCTCCGGTCGTGGCCGTGCTCGAGCTGCGGGACAATTTCTTCTATGCCGGGGACCCCTTCGAGGTTCGCCTCAACATCACCAATCGGGGAGACGTGGAGGTCGACAACCCCGTGCGGTCGCGGCTTCTCGAAGGCTTGAAAGTGCGGCCGGTCGGGGGCGAGGAGATCAAGCCGACCGGCAAGCCCAAGGCCTCCGAGCCCTCTCGGCCCGCGAAGCTCGGAGCTAAGGGATTCTACGGAACGGTGTTCGATCTGACCGAGATGTACCCGGAGCTCAAGAAGCCGGGGAGATACGAGCTCCGCTGGTCGGCGTCGGGGGTCGACTCGAACGAGATCCGGGTGTCGATCATCCCCCGCTACGACCCGACCCGGGTCTACCGCGCACGGTTCGAGACCGACGAAGGGAACTTCGTCGTGGAATTCCTGGGGAAGTCGGCGCCGCTGGCCTCCAAGGCGTTCGTGGACCTCGCCCACAGCGGCTTCTACGACGGACAGGTCTTCCATGAGGCGCGCCCGGACCTGATGATCGCCGGCGGCGATCCCACCGGAACCGGGGCGGGAGGTGCGCCGTTCGCGTATCCTCAGGAAACCCCGTCGATTCCCGTCGTCGCCGGTTCCGTCCTGATGAAGCCGTCCGGGTTCGCACCCCCCTCGAACAGCTCGCAGTTCTTCATCCTCCTGCAGGCCGAGCCGTCGATGACCGGTCAGTTGACCGTCGTCGGCCAGGTTGTCGAGGGACTCGAGATCGTCCGGAAGATCTCGCGGGTCCCGACGACCCAGCAGGCCACCCGCCCCTACTTCAAGCCGTTGCAGGACGTCCGGATTCGAAAGGTCTCGGTCGAGATGCAACCTTCGGTCACCGGACCGTGACGCAGTTCTTCATCGTGGAGCCGAAGTTCCCTTGACCGTCCGTGGCGTTAGCCGTATAGACTCGGCGGTCGGAGCGGGGGACGGGAAAACGAGGCGAAAGCGACGCCTCCGGTTGGGGAAGGCGCTTGACGACGCAGCGTTTGGCCGTATAGGACACACATTCAGGTTCGGGACGACGTTAAGTCAACGATCAAGACCCGGAGCGGGGAGGTCAGGTTCATGAAGATTTGGAACAAGTTGGGGTTGGGTATCGCCGCCGCGGTGGTTGTCAGCGCGATGCCGGCGATGGCCGCCGATTACACGGTCGGCCAGTTCCTGGTGGAGATCGCCAAGGCCAAGAACATCGTGGCCGTCGATCCGGCGGGCGCAGAGCGTGGTCTTCGCCAGGCGGGCGTGAGCCTTCCGGCGCTGGACCTCAACAAGAGCCTGACCGAGGGGACGGTCGCGACCATCGCCACGGCGGTGGGAGTGCCGGTGAGCACGAGCCGCCCGGATGCGCCCTTCAACCAGGGCCAGGTGGAGAGCTTCATCACGACCTTCGGTTCGTCGATGAGCGCCGGCTCCACGGCGCAGACGGACGCGGCCGGAACGGACGGGACGACCAAGGAAGACCCGCAGCCCGGCAAGGGCAAGTCGAAGGGCTTCAACAAGTCGCCCTCCGAGCCCGTCTAGTCCCTGGCTTCATCGACTCGATCGAAAACGCCGCCGGGAGGTTTCCTGGCGGCGTTTTTGTTTTCGCGCGACGATCCGCCGATGTATCTCCTCTTCTTCCTGTCCGGCGCGACCGGGCTGATCTACCAGGTCGTCTGGCTTCGCCAACTGGTCCTGGTCTTCGGTTCCACCCTCGAAGCCACCAGCGCCGTGCTCGGCGTCTTCATGGCCGGTCTGGCTGCGGGCGCGTGGGCGGGCGGTCGCTGGATGGACCGTCGCCCGGGGGCGTCTCCCCTTCGGGTCTACGGGATCCTCGAGATCGGCGTCGCGGCGGCTGCGCTGTCGGCCGCATTCCTGCTGCCGCGGGTCTCGATTCCGGCGGAGTTGGGCGAGCCTTCCCGCTCCGCGGCGCGGCTGCTCGCGATCGCCGCCCTGCTCCTCCCCCCGACGCTGCTGATGGGCGCGACGCTCCCCGTCTTGTCGCGGCGGGCGGTGCGCGACCCGCTCCTCGTCGGCGGCTCGGTCGGGCGCCTGTACGCGGTGAACACGTTCGGAGCGGTGGTCGGGACGTTCCTGGCGGCGTTCGTGGCCCTCCCGTCCGTCGGGCTTCGCGCCACGAGCGCGCTCACCATCGGGGCGAACGTCCTGCTGGGCACGGTTGCGATCGTCGCTTCGCGACGGACGGGCGAGGCTTCGACCGTCGTCACCCCGCCGCGCGATCCCCGACCGGCCAACGTCGCGCAGGCGCTTCCGCTCCTGGTGTTCGCCGCGTCGGGATTCGGGGCGATGGTTCTCGAGGTCGCCTGGACGCGGGCGCTCGGCCTGGTCTTCGGCAGTTCCGTCTACGCGTTCGCGCTCATGCTGCTCGCCTTTCTCATCGGCCTCGCCTCGGGGGGGGCGGGGGTCTCCGCCTGGCTGCGCCGTCGTCCCGACGCCGACGGCGGCGCTTTGCTCGCGCTCCTTCTCGCCGCCTCGGCCGCGGCCTCGTTCGCAACGGCATGGGGACTCCAGGCCCTCCCGGGCATCGCCGCGTCCTACCTCATCCGGGGCTCGGAGGCCCCGATCGGCTGGTTCGCCCTCCAGTTGGGGCTGGCGCTGCTCGTGATGTTCCCGTCGACGTTCGCCCTTGGGGGCGTGTTCCCGGCCGTGCTCCACCGCTGTGCCGTGGCGGGGGACGGCGTGGCCGGCAGCGTCGGCCGCGTCTACGCGTCGAACACCGCCGGGACGATCCTCGGTGCGTTGGCGGCCGGCTTCGTCCTCGTCCCCCGGTTCGGCGTGTGGGGGGTCCTCCTCGGCGTCTGCGCGCTCCAGGGCGCCCTCGCGTTGACGGCGGCGCTCGGCACGGCGCAAGCCCGGTCGTCGATGCGAGCCGTCGCGGTCGGGCTCGCCGTCGCCGTGATCGGAGCGCTCGCGATCGCGCGACCGGGATGGGACGCCCTGCTCATGAACTCCGGCGTTTACTACAACGTCGACACGGGGCCTGGGGCGCCCAGCTGGCCCGAACACCTGGCCAAGCTGCGCGCGACGAGCCGGATCGTCTTCGTCGAGGAGGGGCGCACCGCGTCGGTGATGGTCGTGGATCACCTTCCGTCCCGCGGGCGTTATCTCGCGGTGAACGGCAAGGTGGACGCGTCGTCCAGTGCCGACCTCGAGACCCAGCTGCTGATGGGCCACCTGCCGATGTTGTTCCGTCCCGGCGCGAAGGACGTCCTCGTCGTGGGCCTCGCGAGCGGCATCTCCGTGGGAGCGGTCGCCGCGCACCCCGCGGAGACCATCCGGGTCGTCGAAGTCGAGCGCGCGATGGTGCGGGCCGCCCGGGAGTTCGCCCGCTGGAACGGGGACGTGCTCGACGACCGTCGCGTCGAGGTCGTCGTGGACGACGCCCGGCATTTCCTGCGCCGGGATCGCGGCGCTTACGACGTGATCGTGTCGCAGCCCTCGAATCCGTGGATGACCGTCGCCGCGAACCTCTTCACCCGCGAGTTCTTCGAGATCGGTCGGAGCCGACTGCGCCCCGGCGGCGTCTTCGGCCAGTGGATCCAGCTGTACGGCCTGCGACCGGAGGACGTGGCCTCGGTGGTCGCCGCATTCCGGTCGAGCTTCCCGAGCGTGATGTTGTTCAGCACGATGGGGGGCGTCGACCTTGTCCTCCTGGGTTCGGAGACGCCACTCCGCTTCGATACGGCCTCGCTGGATGCCGCAATGAGCGAGCTCCGGGTGCGCATGAGCCTCGGGCGCGTCGGGATCCACCGATCGGACGACCTGCTCCCGCTCTTCCGGGTCGGGGACGCCGAAGTCGACTCCCTGCTGGGGGGAGCCGTCACCAACAGTGACGACAACGGTCGCGTCGAGTTCCGCGCGCCCAAGGCGATGCAACTCCAGACGATCGACGCCAACGCCGAGTGGCTGTGCGCGGCCGGAAGCGACCCCGTCCGTTACCTCCGGCCGGAGCCCCCCGCCGACGACGCGGACCGCCGACGGCTCGCCATCGCCGACCGTCGGTTTCGGCGAGGCGAGACGATCTGGGGGATCGCGAGCGCCCGGCTGGCCCTCCAGGGTCGGTTTCGCTCGGAGGCCACAGAAATGCTGCGAGGCCAATCCGTCCAAACTCACTGATTCCGGAGCTTTTCCGCGCTTGCGTCGCGTCGGTCCTCGACGTATAGGCTGGCGGGGTCTCGAGGAACCGGAGACATCGATCTGGACGCGATCGAGGTCTCGGGGGTGGGTGGTTCATGACGGAATTCAGGGGGGTGCGCCTTCCCCGGCGCATACGTTTCCTGCTTGGCCTCGGGATCGCAGGCGTCCTGTCCGTCCTCGCGGCGCGGGCACAAACCGTCGTCTGGGTGGACGACGGCAACTGCCCCGGCCCGGGGACCGGAACCGAGGGCGACCCGTACTGCAAGATCCAGACGGCGATCTGCCAACACCGCAACGACGCAGGAGGCGTCACCGTCCGCGTGTTGCCGGGCATGTACAACGAAGCGGTGCGCCTGTTCCCCAACGTCGATCTCGTCTCGACGGACGGGCCTTCGGCCACGACGATCGACGGCAACGGCCAGCCCTGCTTCACCTCCGCCTGCATCCCGAGCACCACCGCCCTGCAGTGTTCGACCGTGTACTTTCCGACCGACGCCAGCGGCCGCCTCGAGGGCTTCCGCGTCATCGGCGGCAAGGGGATCCGGCAGACCTGCAGCGGGACGTGCGACGCGCTCATCGGCGGCGGCATCACCGTCTTCGCCTCTTCTCCGACGATCACGCGCAACGAGATCATCGGCAACGTCCTGACCCGGGCGGCCGGAACGACCACCGTCTACTTCTACGGGGGCGGCATCTACGTGCAGGGTTCCGGGAGCAGCGGGGCCGTGGCCAGCCCCGTCATCACCCGGAATCTCGTCGAGGGGAACGACGCCAACCCTCCGTCGGGGAGGAACAACGCCCCCTCGCGCGGCATCGGCGGCGGGATCTACGCCGGGTTCCTGAGCTCCCCCACCATTCGGGAGAACACCGTCACGAGCAACGGCGCGGGCGACGGCTCGGCCGACCAGATCGGCGCCGGCGCGGGAATCGCCGTCTACAGCGGATGGAACAACACTTCCGCGAACGTGCAGCGGAACTTCGTGAAGGGGAACGACGCCGCGGACTACGGCGGGGGGATCCTCCTCGGCGAGTCGAATCCCAACGGCGACGCGGTCACCGATCCGTCCCGCGGCGCGATCGAGAACAACGTCGTGGTGGAGAACATCTCGTTCGACGGAGGCGGTTTCTACACGGCCACCACGTTGGCGACCATCCGGAACAACACCGTCGCGGACAACATCGCGGCGGTCCGCGGGTTGTTCGGAGGGACCGGCGGCGGGTTCCACATCGACCCCCCGACCACCGGGACGCCGCAGCCCACGCTGGTGAACAACATCGTCGCCTACAACGCGGCGAACGCCGGAGCGAACGGCGGCGGACTCGGCGGCGGGCTGTTCGTGAACACCGGAGCGAACCCCACCGTCCGTTTCCAGGACCTGTTCGGCAACACGCCCACCGACGTCGGAGGCTCGAAGGTCGACGCCGACTACATCGGGCAGAACGGGACCGTCAGCGTCCTCCCCTCGTTCCTGAATCGAACCGCCGGCTCGCGGGACTACCGACTGCTCGCCGCGAGCGCGGTGATCGACGTGGGCGACGCGGCCCAGACGCCTGCCGCGGACTACGACGGGGCCCCGCGGCCGCAGGACGCCGGATACGACGGCACCAACATCGTGGACATGGGTGCGTTCGAGTTCTCGCCCGACTTCGACGGCGACGGGAACGTCGACTGGCAGGACGCGGACGACGACAACGACTCCGAGCTCGATCCGAGCGATTGCGCCCCGCGAGGCAAAGGGGTCAGCAAGCAGCCCGACCCCGTCGACCGGACCCTGCGTTACGAAAAGCAGGGGAACAACGGCCGGTGGAAATGGGATCGCTCGAAGCAGGGACACACCTACAACCTCTACCGCGGCACGATGCTGCGCCCGTGGGTGTACGGCGAGACCTGCATCGACAACGAAAATCCCGCCTCCCAGACGAACGACAACGACGCGAACCCCGCCCCCGGGTCGGGCTTCTACTATCTGCTCAGCGCGCGCAACACCTGCGGCGAGTCGGCCAGCGGGAAGGACAGCGCGGGTCAGAGTCGGTTCTCGACACCCGCGTGCGGCTCGGCGAACCGCGACACCGACACCGACGGAGTGAAGGACAACCAGGACAACTGCCCGGCGGCCACGAACGCCGCGCAGGGCGACGTGGACATCGACTTCGTCGGCGACGCCTGCGACAACTGCCCCTCGCTGTTGAACCCCGACCAGGCCGACCCCGACCTCGACGCCCGCGGCAGCCTCTGCGACAACTGCCCCGCGATCGCCAACGCCGATCAGCTCGACGGCGACTCCGACGGCGCCGGCGACCTTTGCGACAATTGCGCCTCGTCGATCAACCCCGACCAGCTCGACACCGACCTGGACCGCCTGGGCGACGCGTGCGACGTCGACGACGACAACGACGGGCTCGGCGACGTCGCGGACAACTGCCGCGTCGTGGCGAATCCCGACCAGGTCGACCTCGACCTGGACGGTTTGGGCGACCCCTGCGATCCCGACGACGACGGCGACGCGGTGGCCGACGGGCTCGACAACTGTCCGCGGCTGTCGAACGCCGGCCAAGTGGACGTCGACCTCGACGGCCGTGGCGACGCCTGCGACAACTGCGCGTTCCTTGCCAACGCCGGACAGGAGGACGGAGACCTCGACGGCGTCGGGAACGTCTGCGACAACTGCGCCTCCGCGGCGAACGCCGACCAGGCGGATTTCGACGTCGACTCGATCGGGAACGTCTGCGACACGGACGACGACAACGACGGCGTGTCGGACGCCACCGACTGCGCGCCGTTGAACGCCGCCTTGTCCGGACCTCCGGGGCCCGTCGGTGCGACGGCGGTGGACAAGAACCCGGGGACGACGCTGTCGTGGGCCGGCGTGACGAGCGCCGATCGGTACGACGTGCTCAGCGGCAGCCTCGGCGCCCTTCGCTCGGACGGCGCGGTGACGTCGGGGACCTGTGCGTCCGACGACGTCGCGTCGACGACGTGGACGGATCCGCGCCCGGACCCTGCGGCCGGGGACGGGGTGTATTACCTCCTGCGCGCCCAGAACGTCTGCGGCGCGGGCGGGTACGGCACGTCGAGCTCCGGCGCCGCCCGAACGCCGACGGCGGATTGCCCCTGAACGGCGCGGTTGTTTCGCCGCAGTAACTCGGCTACGATGCGCCTTTCGCCGCGAGGCCGGGTACCTTTCGGGGTGATTCGGGGGGTGGTTCACCGGCTCCGAGGAGGCGTGCGTTCATGAAGCTCGGTTCGACCTGGCAACGCGCCGCGATGGCTCTCGCCGGCGTGGCGATGGGAATGTCGATTTCGTGCAGCGAGGCGGATCCCATCCCCCCGAGCAGCGGGGCGATCGCGGTGAAGGTGCAGGCCTCGACGACAGGAACCGGCCGATACGAGTCGGTGACGTTCCCGCTGTCCCAGCTCGTGGTTCGACCTCTCGACCCGCTCACCGAGGCGGCGACGGGCGGGTATCGGATCTCGCTCACCTCGTCGAGCCTCGTCGCCGATCTGGCCAGCGGCACGGCGGCGGTCCGGGCGGCCGCACTCCCCGCGGGCAGGTATCGGCTCGAGCTGCTTCTGATCGGGGAGCCGGTCCTGCGGGACACCACGTCGCCACTGCCGACTCCGACGACGTGCATCGAAAAGCTGGCCCGGGTCCCCCTCGGAGGCGACGGCGAGTTGACCGTTCCTTCCGTCGCCTACGTGGAGAGCGATTTCCCGGGCTGGATCCTCGACGTCTCGTCGAGTGCGCACGAGATCGCTCTCTCGGTCGACGCGCCGGCGCTCGTCCAACTCATCGAGAACTCGTTCACCTGCGACGACTCGAGCGGAACCGCGGACCTGACCGCGTTCGACAGCAACGGCTACCGCAACGGCTTGCTGCCGCTTCTCACGTTCCAACCCTGACGTGGATCCTTCACGCTGCGGAACTCGGCTCCGGGGGGCGGTCGTCCTGCTCGCCGGCGTTCTGGCCGTGGCGGGTTGTTCCACGTCCGAATCCCCGTTCCCCTCGACGGGAGGCGTCTTCGTGACGCTTCGCGCGACCGGCCTCGGGAGTCAGGCGACTCCGGACGCTCGCGTCCAGTACGTCCGCTGGGAGGTGGACCGCTTGGTCGGCGCCATCTCGGAGCCCGCCATCGAGCACCCGTTCGTGACCTCCTCCCCCTGCATCGTCGCGGCCTCCCCGGTGACGGACGGCGACGTCCGCCGTTGCAGCGGCGGAAGCGGCTTGACTCTGACGGCGGGCACCCCCCGCACCCTCACGCTTCAGGTGCAGATCGGTCGGCTTGACGGGATCGCGGCGCAGCGTCCGGACCTTCCGGACGGCGGCGACTACGACGGCGACGGCGTCCCGAACGGATCGGACAACTGCAAGCTCCTTTCGAATCCGCCCGTGGCCGGCGACGACGGCGTCCTCGCGCAGCCCAAGGACTGCTACATCCTCGACGTCAACGGGGAGCGGACCCTGCCGGACCAGGACGGCGACAAGCTCGCGGACAGCTCGGACAACTGTCTCTGGTTCCCGAACGGCAGCGACCAGACGGACGCGAATCTCAACGGGATCGGCGATGCCTGCGAGCGAACGCTCCCGGCGTCGTTGCCCACCGGCGGCTTCGCCATCCGCTGCCCGGGAGAGTTCACCGTCGCCGAGAGCGGGCTTTCGCTGTTCATCGTGGACTTCACCCAGGCGCTGACGTGCGACTTGGTGGGGGGCACGTGCAACTTGGCGCTTCCCGCCGTCGGTCAGTCGACCGCGATCACGATTCGTCGCGCCGATCAGGATGCGTCGGACGCGGTGGACTGCACGCGCATCGACCTGCCCTAGGGTCGGATCACGCCCTGGCGGGACGCCGGCGACGGCGCCCGGTGCCGTGTTCGAACAACCCGTCGAGGATCGAGGCAAGCGTCGAGGGCTCCACCGGTTTGGCGATGCAACGTTGCGCGCCGCATTCGAGGATGCGCGACTCGGTCTCCGGAGTGTAGTAACCGGTCATCGCGAGCACGATCGTCGAGGCCGTTTCCGGGTCCGCCTTGATCGTCCGACAGACCTGGAACCCGTCGAGTCCTGGCATCCGGAGGTCGAGGATCACGGCATCGGGCCGGAAGGTGGCGACCAGACGCCCCGCCTCGAACCCATCGGCCGCGGTCATCACCTCGTAAGCGTTCGCCCGGGACGAGAGATGCTCGGCGATCACCTCGCGAATGCCGGGCTCATCGTCGACCACGAGCACGCGGGCGCGTCCCGAACCGTCTCGCAGCTCTTCGGGAATGGGAATGCCGTTCTCGCGCATGAAACGCACGAGATCTTCACGACGGATGCGGCGGTGGCCGCCGGGAGTCCGGAAAGCCGGGAGACGTCCCGCATTGACCCAGTTGATGATCGACAGCGGGGACACGTGACAGAGCTTCGCGGCTTCGAACGTCGTGAATACCGACTTTTCTCTCATTCGCCTACCTAAAAGAAATACAAGTATTGCAAGCTGCCGACAAGAATATGTACCGATTCGGCAGCATTGTCAAGATCCCCGGAGGTCAACCCGACTCGGTGGGACCCGCCGATTCGTCGGGCATTCCCTCCACGAGAATCGGTTCGCTTTGCTCCGGAAGATGGGGCTTTCCCGAGAAGTCGATCCAGTGCCCGGACCGGGACGCTTTGGTTTCGAGGTAGAAGCGATTGTGCGGGTTGGGCGGCAGGATGTGGGGCACGCGACGCGAAACCCGGATGCCGTACTGCTCCAACTGCCGGATCTTCGACGGGTTGTTCGTGAGGAGTGCGACCGACTGCACGTCGAGGCTGGCGATCATGTGCGCCGCGATCGCGTAGTCCCGCTCGTCGTCACGGAAGCCGAGCGCCAGGTTCGCCTCGACGGTGTCCATGCCGCGATCCTGAAGCGCGTACGCGCGGATCTTGTTGATCAACCCGATCCCGCGCCCCTCCTGACGCAGGTAGAGCAGCAGCCCCCGTTCCTCGCCCCCGAGCCTCCCCAAGGCCGCCTCCAGCTGGTCCCGGCAGTCGCACCGGAGGGAGCCGAGCGCATCGCCGGTCAGGCACTCGGAGTGGAGCCGCGTCGGCACGTCCGCCGCGCCGACGATGTCCCCCCGCACGATCGCGACGTGCTCCTTGCCGTCGCGGTTGTTCCAGAACGCGACGATCCGGAACGTGCCGAACCGGGTGGGGAGTTCGGCGACCCCGGTCACGCGAACACACAGTTTCTGCGGACCGTACCCTTCGCACTCGTGGACGCGATCCCGCTCGACGAGCGCTTCGAGCGTGGCGGCCGCTCCGGACATCGTCATGCCTCCGCGGAAAGGACCCGCGCGAGGGCGAGCCCGGAAAGGAAGGCCCCTTCCACACCGGCGGCGGGGTCGAACGCCTCACCCGCGAGGCCCAGCGCCCCGGCCCCTCGGCACGGTACCACGAGCGGTCCGGCGAGCGTCTCGCTCGGCGCGATCCGCGCACGACGCCAGACGTGCGTCTGCAGCCACGCCGGTCGGCGCACCCAGTCCCCGTAAAGGCGCGCCGCCTCCTCGAGGATGGCCGCGCCCCACGACGCCGGCTCGGCCTCGAGGTGAGCCAGGGACCACGCGGGTCGGGCCTGCAGCACCAGCACGCGCGAGGCGGGCGAGCGACGCTTCGACGAGTCGTGGGACGCGACCTGAAGCACGGCCGACGACTCCGGGTAGGCAACGTGCCACGAAGGCTCGGG encodes the following:
- a CDS encoding tetratricopeptide repeat protein, which codes for MKIRTLLLILLAMGAVHVMATLFVANRELLEREFHFGGGYDLKVGLTLLLFLVAGVLFATGAGLTREASKLMDGWKRRKEDRRSERIEEEYSKGLAAVLEGRDDEAMRRFRAALEWDSRHFNTLLKLGEVLRAQERFDEAIELHRKAHHLKEDDPRPLYALVEDYEAKDDLDRARAVLGRILALRKDSVSAWRKLRSLHMKERDWPRALEAHLRVEKYAIPGDARDAADRRFGVGIRYEIASSMLAAGKAKDSTGALRKLLKDEGHFVPAHVRLGEALLEQGAESEAVEAWHHGFEETGSPVFLTILEDHYLGTERPLQAIEALKRCVARARKDTVARFYLGKLYFRLEMLDDAMVVLSSLEGRASYAPTLHFLLGRIHERRKQWREASSEYRKVIKEMDLVQLEYRCRHCAHAASEWNDRCESCGEWNCVEVNFREEISPEDLGLSRAPVYTARV
- a CDS encoding peptidylprolyl isomerase, with product MIAGVRTGAASLLAAAAFAAAPGAEPPPAVAPVVAVLELRDNFFYAGDPFEVRLNITNRGDVEVDNPVRSRLLEGLKVRPVGGEEIKPTGKPKASEPSRPAKLGAKGFYGTVFDLTEMYPELKKPGRYELRWSASGVDSNEIRVSIIPRYDPTRVYRARFETDEGNFVVEFLGKSAPLASKAFVDLAHSGFYDGQVFHEARPDLMIAGGDPTGTGAGGAPFAYPQETPSIPVVAGSVLMKPSGFAPPSNSSQFFILLQAEPSMTGQLTVVGQVVEGLEIVRKISRVPTTQQATRPYFKPLQDVRIRKVSVEMQPSVTGP
- a CDS encoding fused MFS/spermidine synthase, whose translation is MYLLFFLSGATGLIYQVVWLRQLVLVFGSTLEATSAVLGVFMAGLAAGAWAGGRWMDRRPGASPLRVYGILEIGVAAAALSAAFLLPRVSIPAELGEPSRSAARLLAIAALLLPPTLLMGATLPVLSRRAVRDPLLVGGSVGRLYAVNTFGAVVGTFLAAFVALPSVGLRATSALTIGANVLLGTVAIVASRRTGEASTVVTPPRDPRPANVAQALPLLVFAASGFGAMVLEVAWTRALGLVFGSSVYAFALMLLAFLIGLASGGAGVSAWLRRRPDADGGALLALLLAASAAASFATAWGLQALPGIAASYLIRGSEAPIGWFALQLGLALLVMFPSTFALGGVFPAVLHRCAVAGDGVAGSVGRVYASNTAGTILGALAAGFVLVPRFGVWGVLLGVCALQGALALTAALGTAQARSSMRAVAVGLAVAVIGALAIARPGWDALLMNSGVYYNVDTGPGAPSWPEHLAKLRATSRIVFVEEGRTASVMVVDHLPSRGRYLAVNGKVDASSSADLETQLLMGHLPMLFRPGAKDVLVVGLASGISVGAVAAHPAETIRVVEVERAMVRAAREFARWNGDVLDDRRVEVVVDDARHFLRRDRGAYDVIVSQPSNPWMTVAANLFTREFFEIGRSRLRPGGVFGQWIQLYGLRPEDVASVVAAFRSSFPSVMLFSTMGGVDLVLLGSETPLRFDTASLDAAMSELRVRMSLGRVGIHRSDDLLPLFRVGDAEVDSLLGGAVTNSDDNGRVEFRAPKAMQLQTIDANAEWLCAAGSDPVRYLRPEPPADDADRRRLAIADRRFRRGETIWGIASARLALQGRFRSEATEMLRGQSVQTH
- a CDS encoding thrombospondin type 3 repeat-containing protein; translation: MTEFRGVRLPRRIRFLLGLGIAGVLSVLAARAQTVVWVDDGNCPGPGTGTEGDPYCKIQTAICQHRNDAGGVTVRVLPGMYNEAVRLFPNVDLVSTDGPSATTIDGNGQPCFTSACIPSTTALQCSTVYFPTDASGRLEGFRVIGGKGIRQTCSGTCDALIGGGITVFASSPTITRNEIIGNVLTRAAGTTTVYFYGGGIYVQGSGSSGAVASPVITRNLVEGNDANPPSGRNNAPSRGIGGGIYAGFLSSPTIRENTVTSNGAGDGSADQIGAGAGIAVYSGWNNTSANVQRNFVKGNDAADYGGGILLGESNPNGDAVTDPSRGAIENNVVVENISFDGGGFYTATTLATIRNNTVADNIAAVRGLFGGTGGGFHIDPPTTGTPQPTLVNNIVAYNAANAGANGGGLGGGLFVNTGANPTVRFQDLFGNTPTDVGGSKVDADYIGQNGTVSVLPSFLNRTAGSRDYRLLAASAVIDVGDAAQTPAADYDGAPRPQDAGYDGTNIVDMGAFEFSPDFDGDGNVDWQDADDDNDSELDPSDCAPRGKGVSKQPDPVDRTLRYEKQGNNGRWKWDRSKQGHTYNLYRGTMLRPWVYGETCIDNENPASQTNDNDANPAPGSGFYYLLSARNTCGESASGKDSAGQSRFSTPACGSANRDTDTDGVKDNQDNCPAATNAAQGDVDIDFVGDACDNCPSLLNPDQADPDLDARGSLCDNCPAIANADQLDGDSDGAGDLCDNCASSINPDQLDTDLDRLGDACDVDDDNDGLGDVADNCRVVANPDQVDLDLDGLGDPCDPDDDGDAVADGLDNCPRLSNAGQVDVDLDGRGDACDNCAFLANAGQEDGDLDGVGNVCDNCASAANADQADFDVDSIGNVCDTDDDNDGVSDATDCAPLNAALSGPPGPVGATAVDKNPGTTLSWAGVTSADRYDVLSGSLGALRSDGAVTSGTCASDDVASTTWTDPRPDPAAGDGVYYLLRAQNVCGAGGYGTSSSGAARTPTADCP